The genomic window ATAATCGATTGCATAACAAGATAAGTGTAAATGTAGGGTTTAAATAAATTACATTATAATAAATGCGCAAAAATTCATCTATCATCAATAAAATTTTTACTTTAAATAATAAAAAAATAGTTATCAAACAAAAAAATTAATAAATCTACAAATAAAGCACAAATTAAAAATTAATTATGCTTTATCAAATGAATAGATAAACAAAGAACTAAATATTTTCTAAATTTAATACATCTTTCATACTATATAAACCATTATTTTTGTCTTTTAACCACAAACAAGCCTTAATAGCGCCATTTGCAAACGTCATGCGACTTGACGCTTTATGAATTATCTCTATCCTTTCACCTATATCAGCAAAAATCGCCGTATGCTCCCCAACAATATCGCCAGCTCTAATCGTGGCAAAACCAATGCTGTTCTTTTCTCTTTCACCCGTAATACCTTGACGACCATACACTGCACAATTTTTTAAATCACGGCCAATTGTCTTAGCAATAACATCACCCATTGCTAAGGCTGTTCCTGAGGGTGCATCGACTTTATGCCTGTGATGAGCTTCAATAATTTCAATGTCACTATAATGGCCCATCACTTTTGCTGCTTTTTCTAATAACTTTAACACCACATTAACGCCGACACTAAAATTTGCCGCCAAAACAATAGGGATTGTTTTCGCCGCTTCTTCAATCAACTGTTGTTCAGTTTCATTAAAACCTGTAGTACCAATAATCATCGCTTTGGCATATTTTTTACAAACAGATAGGTAATATTGCGTACCTTCGGGACGAGTAAAATCGATCAAAATATCAAATTTATCTAAAACATTAATCAGATCATCGCTAACTATAACATTTAAACGGCCAATACCGACCAATTCACCGGCATCAGTACCTACTATGCTTGAGCCTTTTCTTTCTAACACTGCCCCTAGAGTAACGCCATCCTGCTGTGAAACAGCTTTGATTAGTTCACGTCCCATGCGGCCACCAGCACCAACGATGGCAACTCGCATATCTGAATTAGTCATGTTTTTCTCTCTTGATTAAAAAAACAGATTAAATATCTTAAGTTCGACAAGGCTAACACTGATCTTAGTAAGCATCAGTGACAAAAAAAGCCATTAGAGTTGGCTTAATGAGTAAATAAATTGCTGCACTAAAAAATTAATTTAATAAAATACCAAAATAGCAATTATTATATTTGCTTGATCTCAACACGTAGCTCTTTTGGCACTTCAAAAACAATATTTTCTTCATGACCCGCAAGTTCGACCATTTCACTAGCCCCTAAAATTTTTAAGCGTTCAATAACCTGGCGAACAAGAATATCCGGTGCAGAAGCGCCAGCAGTGAGACCAATAATCTGCATATTTTCCAGCCAATGTTCTTGAATATCATCAGCAGAGTCAATTAGGTAACCAGGTTTGCCGGCTCTTTGCGCCAATTCAGCAAGACGATTGGAATTAGAAGAATTTTTAGAGCCGACAACCAGTACAATATCAGCCTTATTGGCCAACTCACGTGCCGCTTCTTGACGATTGGTGGTTGCATAACAGATATCATCTTTACGTGGCCCGATAATATTTGGAAAACGCGTATTTAGTGCATCTATAACATGAGCAGTATCATCAACTGACAAAGTAGTCTGCGTCATAAAACAGAGGTTATTTTCATCTTTTACTTGTAACTTCCAAACATCCTCCGGCGATTCAACCAGATACATACCACCCGCCGGGTTATTATATTGTCCCATTGTACCTTCTACTTCAGGGTGCCCAACATGACCAATTAAAATCGCTTCTTTACCTTTACGACTAGCACGCGCCACTTCCATGTGTACTTTAGTCACCAATGGACAAGTTGCATCAAATAACATGGTCAGATGCCGTTGCTTAGCTTCCCGCCGAATTGTTTGAGAAACACCATGAGCAGAAAAGATCAGAATAGCACCATCGGGTACTTCAGTAATTTGTTCAATAAAAATCGCGCCGCGTCGACGTAAATTGTCAACCACATAACGGTTATGGACGACTTCATGACGAACATAAATCGGAGCACCATAAAGCGCCAGTGCACGATCAACAATACTAATTGCCCGATCAACACCGGCACAAAAACCTCGAGGGTTAGCCAGCAATATTTGCATTTGATCCCTCCCATTTCGGGTCAATTTCCAACACTTCAATGTCAAAAATGATGTCCTGAGCCGCTAACGGGTGATTAAAATCAACGATGATAGACTCTTGTGTCACTGCGGTTACCATCCCTGGCATTTCACTGCCGTTTATCGCGGTAAATAATATGATGGCACCAACTTCCGGCATCCCGATCTGAATAAAATCTTTTGGCATAAAGTATTGGATCATATCCGGGTTTGATTTACCAAATACATCCTCTCCGCCTAAAGTAAACGTTTTTTTCTCACCAACACTTAAACCAATTAATTGTTTTTCAAGTGCTAACGAGAGGCTTTTATCGCCAAGGCGAAAAAGTGCCGGTTTATCCTGATTATAGGTTGAATCAGCAATTGAACCATCCTCAAGTTTCAGCGTGAAATGCAACAACACGGCACTATCTGCTTGTACTAACGTTAACATGACAATAAAAACCTACTGTTAGAAATAAATCATCCTGTGATCAGCGTAAACGAACGATGGACTAAGCTGCACTCACTTTCTTGTCTGTATTGATGAAGCTGTCGAGAATAATGAGAGCCGCACCAATGCAAATCGCCATATCAGCAATGTTAAATGTCGGCCAATGCCAGTCACCAACATAGAAATCAATAAAATCAACTACAAAGCCATGGACTAAGCGATCACACAAATTCCCTAATGCTCCACCAATAACCAATGCATAAGCAATATTACTCAATTTCTTGTTCACGCTTTGACGATACATCATTACGATAAGCACCACACAAATGACAATCGCCACAAATGCAAAGAACCAGCGCTGCCACCCTCCTTTATCAGCTAAAAAACTAAATGCTGCACCAGGGTTTTGAGCATAAGCCAAATTGAAATAAGGCATTAACGGTATCGACTCATATAATTGAAAATTATTCAAAATGAGCTGCTTACTACCAAGATCAACAATTAATATCACAACCGTTAACCATAACCAGCGTAAGCCAGTAGAGCAAATAGGATTTTTCATTAGGCAAACTTACGTATTTCACCGTTACCGGCTACATTAGTAACACAGCGGCCGCATAATTCTGCATACTCCGCCTCCCGACCAATATCCGTTGCATAATGCCAACAACGAGGACATTTATCGCCTTCCGCCTGCTGGAAAGCAATTTTTAATCCACTCAGTTCACTATCCTGTGCTTGAACTGGGGCTTGGGTAATATCAATTACTTTAGCTTGTGAGGTTAGTAATACAAAACGTAACTCATCACCTAAACGATTAAGTATTTCAGCCAGTTCGGTATCCGCATATAAAGTCACTGCGGCCTCCAACGAGCTACGTATCAGTTTGTCTGCACGAGCTTGTTCAAGAACTTTATTAACCTCACTACGGATAATTAATAGTTCATCCCAAAATTCATCATTAAGTGTTTCATTATCATCCAAGCCAAACAAACTGACATAATATTCCTCAGTAAAGACATATTTGCCATGTTTACCAGGCAATTGCTGCCAAATTTCATCGGCAGTGAAAGAAAGGATCGGCGCAATCCAACGTACCAATGCCTCTACGATATGAAATAAGGCTGTCTGGCAACTACGACGCGCCAAACTATCACTTTTTGCTGTATATTGACGATCTTTTATTATATCTAAATAAAAAGAACCCATTTCAACTGAACAAAACTGCATTAACCGCTGAACAACTGCATGAAAATCATAATTAGCATAATGCATCATGATTTCCGTTTGAGCCGCTTTAGCCCGCCCTACTGCCCAGCGATCTAATACCACCATTTGTTCTGGTTTAACTTGATGCAAAGCCGGATCAAAACCGTTCAAATTGGCTAATAAGAAACGTGCTGTATTACGAATACGCCGATAGCTATCGGCAGAACGTTTTAAAATCTCACCAGAAACAGCAATTTCACTGGTGTAATCGGTTGAAGCCACCCATAGCCGTAGAATATCAGCGCCTAAATCATTCATAACATCTTGTGGGCTAATGGTATTCCCCAAGGATTTTGACATTTTACGGCCTTGCCCATCAACCGTAAAACCATGGGTTAATACTTCTCGATAAGGCGCTTTGCCTTTCATCGCCGTTGACAGCATTAGAGACGACATAAACCAACCACGATGTTGATCTGAACCTTCCAAATATAAATCCGCAGAATGGCCTTTAAATTCAGGGCGAACATCGACAACAGCATAATGGGTAGAACCAGAATCAAACCAGACATCAAGCGTATCGGGAACTTTAACATAATCAGCTTCATCACTGCCTAATAGGGCAACAGGATCCAGATCCCACCACGCCTGAATACCCGATTTTTCAACACGTCTAGCGACTTCTTCAATCAGTTCTAACGTACGTGGATGTAACTTTTCTGTCTGCGTATGCACAAATAATGCCATCGGCATACCCCAAGTGCGCTGACGAGAAATACACCAATCTGGGCGATTTGCCACCATAGATTCAATTCGGCTTTGTCCCCACTCAGGGATCCATTTAACACCTTTGATCTCTTTTAGTGATTGTTCACGTAAACCATTTTTTTCCATACTTACAAACCACTGAGGGGTTGCACGAAAAATAACTGGGGTCTTATGTCGCCAGCAACAAGGATAACTATGCTGTAATATTTCTTTATGTAGCAGTGCGCCTTTTGCCGCTAAAAGTTCGATAATTAACTCATTTGCTTTAAATACAAAAACCCCATCCAAACCAGGATAAGTATCAGGTAAATAACAACCATTTGGGCCGACAGGATTCGCTATTTCAAGTTTATACTTCTGTCCAACAATATAATCCTCAGGGCCATGGCCTGGTGCAGTATGTACAAGCCCAGTACCCGCATCTAAAGTAACGTGATCACCTAAAACAACAGGCACATCGAAATTCATGAATGGGTGATGAAAGCGCAGTGATTCCAATTGAGAACCATTACATTGTGCGACAATTTGCCACTCTGTTGCTGCAATACGTTGCATTACCGCTTCAACCAGCGATTTTGCCAAAATTAAACATTCATCATTATTGACTTTGACTAATTGATATTCTAAATCAGCGTTAACCGCAATCGCGCGGTTAGCAGGCAATGTCCAAGGTGTTGTCGTCCAGATCACGGCCGAAACCGGTAAAGTTGTCGATTTTACACCAAATTTATCATAAACGGCTTTGGCATCCATAGCGCTAAAGCGTACATCAATGGAAGGTGATGATTTATCATAATATTCAACTTCCGCTTCCGCTAAGGAAGAACCACAAGCCGTACACCAATGAACCGGTTTAGCACCTTTTACTAAATGGCCATTTTCAATCACTTTACCTAACGCACGAATAATATTGGCTTCGGTATTAAAATCCATGGTTAAATAAGGCTGCTCCCAGTCACCAAGCACGCCCATTCTAATAAAATCAGCTTTCTGGCCTTCAATTTGTTCTTTAGCATATTTGCGGCATTGTTCACGAAATTCAGCAGCAGAAACCTTATCACCGGGTTTACCAATAATCTGTTCAACCTTATGTTCAATCGGCAAACCGTGGCAATCCCAGCCAGGAATATAGGGTGAATCAAACCCGGCCAATCCTTTAGATTTAATGATAATATCTTTGAGAATTTTATTAACTGAGTGACCAATATGAAGACTACCATTAGCATAAGGAGGGCCATCATGCAGTATAAACATCTGTTTGCCTGTTTTGGCTTGGCGAATAGCTTGGTACAAACCGTCTTTATACCAACGGGCTAACATTTGTGGTTCTCGTTTAGCGAGATCACCACGCATAGGGAACCCTGTTGCCGGTAAATTCAGGGTATTTTTATAGTCACTCATTTAGATTCTCAGTTCCACTTTTCTGCTAAATATCTTAATTATGACGACTGGAAGAATTGCCTCGCAGCCATTATATCCTCACCGATTTGCTGTCTTAATTCATCAATAGAAGCAAACCGCTGCTCATTGCGCAATTTTTTACGCAACACAACGTCAATATGACGTCCATATATATCCATGCGCACATCTATCAAATGCACTTCAATTTGCCTATCTACCCCATTCACTGTTGGGCGGGTACCAATATTTGCTACTGCCTGCAATGGATGGTCGGCTAAACCATATACTTCTACCACATAAACGCCCTTGACTGGCATAACTAAACATTTAAATGGTATATTTGCTGTTGGAAAACCGATCTTACTACCAAGCTGGCTACCATGAACCACTCGACCGCTTAATCGGTAGGGGTGTCCCATAAGATTCTCAGCAAGGGGAAGATTATCACTTAATAGTGCTTGCCTGACAGCCGTACTGCTAACTCGCTGTCCAGCATCACAAAAACTTTCGGTATTGGCGACTTCAAAACCATATTGTTCCCCGGCTGCACGGAGATATTTAAAATCTCCCTGCCTATCTTTGCCAAAGCGAAAATCATCACCAATCGCCAAAAATTTAACCCCTAATTTTTCCACCAGTAATTGTGAAACAAAAACTTGCGGCGACAATGAAGCAAATGTGGGATTAAATTTAACACACAGTAAATAATCAACACCATATTCGGTAAAGTATTTTATCTTATCACGTAAACGCGTTAAACGTGCTGGTGCATTTGCGCCCAAAAAAAATTCCAATGGTTGAGGCTCAAAAATCATTACCATCGTTGGCAGTCCGAGACGCTGACCCTGTTGTTTTAAATGTTTCAATAACGCCTGATGTCCTCGATGAACAGCATCAAAATTGCCAATAGTCAACACACAACCATGATGATATGCGCGAATATTATGTATACCACGAACTAACTTCATAATCGGCTCAATATAATAAAAATTGCTGGATTATACCGCTTACTACCTTCAAGGTTAAGTCACCATTTGATTAATATTTATAACAAAGATAATAAATTGTTGTTTGTCGGCAAGAAAAATAGTTAATTTAACCACTTTCCTGCAATTTCATCCGCTTTTTCACATTTAAAACTGTATTCTCACTCAGTAAACTGATAAAATCATAGGTCATCACAACAGATTGCATTGCAGTACACGATGCTTATTTACACAAATTCATTGACAAATGAGGGCTAAAAAGGCATATTCCTCGGCCTTTAGTGTGTCCTTGATAGAATAAATATTTGGGAGTTGGACCTTGGCTAATATCAAATCAGCTAAGAAACGTGCCATACAATCAGAGAAACGCCGTCAGCATAATGCTAGCCGTCGTTCTATGGTGCGTACTTTTATCAAAAAAGTTTATGCCGCTATCGCTACCGGCGATAAAGAAGCAGCACAAAAAGCATTTAACGACATGCAACCTATTGTTGATCGCTATGCTAGCAAAGGCTTGATCCACAAAAATAAAGCTGCACGTCATAAAGCAAATTTAGTAGCACAAATCAAATCAATGTAATTTATTTTGATTTTGCTAAAAAACCGGCTTTAGCCGGTTTTTTTATTACATTATTATTGAAAATAATTATTATGGTTTATAAAAGGTTTGATCAAATAAACCAGAAAAATCTTTATTACAGACACGTTGCACTGCTGGATGCTGGATCATACGTTCAGCAAAAATAACATAATATTCTTCTTTCACTTTATCCATGTGACCAATTTCAACCACTTCATTATCTGAAAAAATTTCATTAGCATATAATGATGGTGCGACAAATATTGCGTTATGATACATGCCAAATGCTTTCATCAAGGCAGCATCATCAAATTCACCCAAAATTTCTACCTGCAAATTATTATTCTGGATCCAAGAAAGTAGATGACGACCTAACATAGAACGTCGACCAGGGATCAATAATCGCCGCTCTTCTAAACAAAGCGGAAAAGGTTTTTCCGGTATTGGTTTGCGACAGAAAAAACTAACGCCACATTCACCAAGCTTCACGGAAAATAACCCTTCTTGTTGTGATGAATCAACTGGGCAATCAGATAAGATCATGTCTAACTTATGTTGACTCAATTGTTCCAATAAAAGCTCATGGGTCGATTCAAAACAACGTAAATGGATCCGCTCATGCTCAACGATAGCTGTTTCAAGGACGCGGCTTACCAGCCGTTTAGATAAAGCGTCAGCGACACCGACATCAAATAACAAATTTGATTCACGACTATAATTAACAATATCTAACATTTCCTGGCTTAGCACAAACATTTTATCAGCATAACGAAAAACTAGTTGTCCGAGTTCTGAAGGAACCAGTCCTCGGCCTTGCCTTTTAAATAATTTACCATTCAAACGTTCTTCTAACGCTTTTATCTGACCTGTTATTGTCTGAGGCGTTAAATAAAGTTCTTCAGCGGCGCCAACAACGGATCCCTCTTTACAAACATGCCAGAAGTAATAGAGATGATTAAAATTGAGATGCGACATTCTCATATCGATACCTTTTTGTACCATCGATAACTGTTTATATACGTTATTTTCTGAACATCAGAAGATAAGCGATCCATTTTATTTTACCTAAACAAGATACTCGCGCTATAAATAAAAATATTGTAGCGCGAGCACAAAAACACTATTTATTTCACGTAACTATAACTTAAAATTAACTTTATCTTACCTAATTAGCTGTTTGCGCGCTAATTGGCTTTTTCGGTAATGCGCAATTCAATAATAATAATCCTAAGATTGCCGCTAGCGTCGAACCAATTAGGATCCCAAGTCGTGCATAAGTACTAAAATTATCTAAACCTTCGAATGCTAAACTAGCAATAAAAATTGACATAGTAAAACCAATACCACATAGCACTGAAACTGCAAATATCTGTTTAAGCTTAATTTTGGCCGGCAATTTTGCGATCCCTAGCTTTAGCGCGAGCCAACTAAACAGAAAAATACCTGCTGGTTTACCAATTAATAAACCTAACGCAACACCAAGGGGCAGGGAACTGGCAAGGTTGGCTAACGTCACACCACTAAGTTGCAAACCGGCATTAGCAAAAGCAAATAATGGTAAAATTAAATACGCTACCCAAGGATGTAAAAGATGTTCTAATTGTTCAGAAGGGGAATTATTTTGTTTCCCTTTAAGAGGTATCAAAAACCCCACAATGACACCAGCTAATGTAGCATGAATACCCGATTTTAAAATACAAACCCATAAAATAATGCCAACAACCAAATAAGCAGAGGTATTTTCAACTTTACGCCAATTCATCCATAATAATACCAGTAGAGAAAGCGTAGCTAACCCTAATGACATAATAGAAACAGACTTGGTATAGAATAAAGCAATAATGATAATCACACCAAGATCATCAATAATCGCCAAGGCAAGTAAAAATACTTTTAACTCTGTTGGTACACGCTTACCCAATAGTGCCATGATACCAAGTGCAAATGCAATATCCGTCGCCGCCGGAATCGCCCAACCCTGCCGGGCAATTTCATCATTAGCATTAAAAAATAGATATACCAAAGCAGGTAACAGCATACCACCTACCGCAGCAACAGCAGGGAATATCGCTTTATCACGACCGGCTAACGAGCCCTCTATCAGTTCCCGTTTGACTTCCAGACCTACAACCAAGAAGAAAATAGCCATTAGGCCATCGTTTATCCATAATAAAAAAGGTTTATCAATATTTAATGCGCTGATTTTAACCGCGACAGGAATATTAAGAAATTGCTGGTAAATATCTTGCAATGGGGTATTCGCCATAATCAAAGCTAAGACGGCAGCAATAATTAACAGCACCCCACTTGCTGCTTCTAACTTTAAAAATTGTCGTATAATTGCTGTCATTACTATAACCTCAGTGTTAATTAACTAAATTAATTTTACGCTAATACATACAATTCGGAAAATCATTTTTTTACGCTTAAATAACACAGTTATACCGAGTAATTACTAACAATATAGACGCTATTTTACTGGTTAGCTGTTTAAAACACGCTTAACATTGAAAAACGATTAGTTAATCTTAGTGCTAAAAAAAGTAGGGAATAAAAATCCGATGAGTTTATTTTTGATAAAACTCCACGATGTAGCCAAAAGTTGTGTCGTTTTTTGGCTTAATATTTGCCAAAAATTTAAGCTTGCTGTC from Arsenophonus sp. aPb includes these protein-coding regions:
- the dapB gene encoding 4-hydroxy-tetrahydrodipicolinate reductase; translated protein: MTNSDMRVAIVGAGGRMGRELIKAVSQQDGVTLGAVLERKGSSIVGTDAGELVGIGRLNVIVSDDLINVLDKFDILIDFTRPEGTQYYLSVCKKYAKAMIIGTTGFNETEQQLIEEAAKTIPIVLAANFSVGVNVVLKLLEKAAKVMGHYSDIEIIEAHHRHKVDAPSGTALAMGDVIAKTIGRDLKNCAVYGRQGITGEREKNSIGFATIRAGDIVGEHTAIFADIGERIEIIHKASSRMTFANGAIKACLWLKDKNNGLYSMKDVLNLENI
- the ispH gene encoding 4-hydroxy-3-methylbut-2-enyl diphosphate reductase — translated: MQILLANPRGFCAGVDRAISIVDRALALYGAPIYVRHEVVHNRYVVDNLRRRGAIFIEQITEVPDGAILIFSAHGVSQTIRREAKQRHLTMLFDATCPLVTKVHMEVARASRKGKEAILIGHVGHPEVEGTMGQYNNPAGGMYLVESPEDVWKLQVKDENNLCFMTQTTLSVDDTAHVIDALNTRFPNIIGPRKDDICYATTNRQEAARELANKADIVLVVGSKNSSNSNRLAELAQRAGKPGYLIDSADDIQEHWLENMQIIGLTAGASAPDILVRQVIERLKILGASEMVELAGHEENIVFEVPKELRVEIKQI
- the fkpB gene encoding FKBP-type peptidyl-prolyl cis-trans isomerase, with protein sequence MLTLVQADSAVLLHFTLKLEDGSIADSTYNQDKPALFRLGDKSLSLALEKQLIGLSVGEKKTFTLGGEDVFGKSNPDMIQYFMPKDFIQIGMPEVGAIILFTAINGSEMPGMVTAVTQESIIVDFNHPLAAQDIIFDIEVLEIDPKWEGSNANIAG
- the lspA gene encoding signal peptidase II, with translation MKNPICSTGLRWLWLTVVILIVDLGSKQLILNNFQLYESIPLMPYFNLAYAQNPGAAFSFLADKGGWQRWFFAFVAIVICVVLIVMMYRQSVNKKLSNIAYALVIGGALGNLCDRLVHGFVVDFIDFYVGDWHWPTFNIADMAICIGAALIILDSFINTDKKVSAA
- the ileS gene encoding isoleucine--tRNA ligase yields the protein MSDYKNTLNLPATGFPMRGDLAKREPQMLARWYKDGLYQAIRQAKTGKQMFILHDGPPYANGSLHIGHSVNKILKDIIIKSKGLAGFDSPYIPGWDCHGLPIEHKVEQIIGKPGDKVSAAEFREQCRKYAKEQIEGQKADFIRMGVLGDWEQPYLTMDFNTEANIIRALGKVIENGHLVKGAKPVHWCTACGSSLAEAEVEYYDKSSPSIDVRFSAMDAKAVYDKFGVKSTTLPVSAVIWTTTPWTLPANRAIAVNADLEYQLVKVNNDECLILAKSLVEAVMQRIAATEWQIVAQCNGSQLESLRFHHPFMNFDVPVVLGDHVTLDAGTGLVHTAPGHGPEDYIVGQKYKLEIANPVGPNGCYLPDTYPGLDGVFVFKANELIIELLAAKGALLHKEILQHSYPCCWRHKTPVIFRATPQWFVSMEKNGLREQSLKEIKGVKWIPEWGQSRIESMVANRPDWCISRQRTWGMPMALFVHTQTEKLHPRTLELIEEVARRVEKSGIQAWWDLDPVALLGSDEADYVKVPDTLDVWFDSGSTHYAVVDVRPEFKGHSADLYLEGSDQHRGWFMSSLMLSTAMKGKAPYREVLTHGFTVDGQGRKMSKSLGNTISPQDVMNDLGADILRLWVASTDYTSEIAVSGEILKRSADSYRRIRNTARFLLANLNGFDPALHQVKPEQMVVLDRWAVGRAKAAQTEIMMHYANYDFHAVVQRLMQFCSVEMGSFYLDIIKDRQYTAKSDSLARRSCQTALFHIVEALVRWIAPILSFTADEIWQQLPGKHGKYVFTEEYYVSLFGLDDNETLNDEFWDELLIIRSEVNKVLEQARADKLIRSSLEAAVTLYADTELAEILNRLGDELRFVLLTSQAKVIDITQAPVQAQDSELSGLKIAFQQAEGDKCPRCWHYATDIGREAEYAELCGRCVTNVAGNGEIRKFA
- the ribF gene encoding bifunctional riboflavin kinase/FAD synthetase; amino-acid sequence: MKLVRGIHNIRAYHHGCVLTIGNFDAVHRGHQALLKHLKQQGQRLGLPTMVMIFEPQPLEFFLGANAPARLTRLRDKIKYFTEYGVDYLLCVKFNPTFASLSPQVFVSQLLVEKLGVKFLAIGDDFRFGKDRQGDFKYLRAAGEQYGFEVANTESFCDAGQRVSSTAVRQALLSDNLPLAENLMGHPYRLSGRVVHGSQLGSKIGFPTANIPFKCLVMPVKGVYVVEVYGLADHPLQAVANIGTRPTVNGVDRQIEVHLIDVRMDIYGRHIDVVLRKKLRNEQRFASIDELRQQIGEDIMAARQFFQSS
- the rpsT gene encoding 30S ribosomal protein S20, with amino-acid sequence MANIKSAKKRAIQSEKRRQHNASRRSMVRTFIKKVYAAIATGDKEAAQKAFNDMQPIVDRYASKGLIHKNKAARHKANLVAQIKSM
- the nhaR gene encoding transcriptional activator NhaR; amino-acid sequence: MRMSHLNFNHLYYFWHVCKEGSVVGAAEELYLTPQTITGQIKALEERLNGKLFKRQGRGLVPSELGQLVFRYADKMFVLSQEMLDIVNYSRESNLLFDVGVADALSKRLVSRVLETAIVEHERIHLRCFESTHELLLEQLSQHKLDMILSDCPVDSSQQEGLFSVKLGECGVSFFCRKPIPEKPFPLCLEERRLLIPGRRSMLGRHLLSWIQNNNLQVEILGEFDDAALMKAFGMYHNAIFVAPSLYANEIFSDNEVVEIGHMDKVKEEYYVIFAERMIQHPAVQRVCNKDFSGLFDQTFYKP
- the nhaA gene encoding Na+/H+ antiporter NhaA, with the protein product MTAIIRQFLKLEAASGVLLIIAAVLALIMANTPLQDIYQQFLNIPVAVKISALNIDKPFLLWINDGLMAIFFLVVGLEVKRELIEGSLAGRDKAIFPAVAAVGGMLLPALVYLFFNANDEIARQGWAIPAATDIAFALGIMALLGKRVPTELKVFLLALAIIDDLGVIIIIALFYTKSVSIMSLGLATLSLLVLLWMNWRKVENTSAYLVVGIILWVCILKSGIHATLAGVIVGFLIPLKGKQNNSPSEQLEHLLHPWVAYLILPLFAFANAGLQLSGVTLANLASSLPLGVALGLLIGKPAGIFLFSWLALKLGIAKLPAKIKLKQIFAVSVLCGIGFTMSIFIASLAFEGLDNFSTYARLGILIGSTLAAILGLLLLNCALPKKPISAQTAN